The Elaeis guineensis isolate ETL-2024a chromosome 14, EG11, whole genome shotgun sequence genomic sequence TCGAATTCGGGAAACCGGTGGAGGTGGCCCCTTCGACCGCTCTCCAAAACCGTAAGCAGCGACTCGGCCTTGCTCTTCGCCCTCGCGCTCTCGCCGTCGCCGGCGAGCTCCCGGATGGCGGCCTCCGCCGTCTCGATCTCCCGCACGTCCGCCGCCGCCTTCTCCCCGCCGCTCATCACCAGGTTCAGCAGCGCCGACGCCGCGTTCTCCCTCGCCCGCACGCTCGCTCCCGTGCCAACGTCCACCAGATCTACCAGAACCCTAACCCCGGCCACCTTCCGGAAGGCGTCGACGCTCTCGTAGCACCCCGCCACCTGGGCGATCACCGCCGTGGTATCCTCGACGACGCCGGTCCGGCCGTCCTTGACGACGAGGGAGAAGAGCGCCGGGACGGCGCCGAGATCGACCATCGCCGGGCGGTTGAGAGGGTAGAGGGCGATACCGAAGAGGGCTTTAAGCGCGTCCTTAATGGATCGCGTGGGGGGTTTGGGGGAACGGAGGAGGGCGATGAGGGAGGAAACGAGGGGGCGCTTGGATCCGATGATGGGGCGGTAGGCGTCGACGGAGAGGAGGCTGTAGAGGGTGGCGGCGGCATGCTGGGTGGCGCCGGAGGCGGAGGAGGGGAGTTGGAGAGCGGCGGCGAGGGCGTCGAGGAGACCCGGGGTGGACATGAGGGCCTCCCGGGAGGAGATGGAGATGTTGAGAAGCGCGGCGGCGGCGTTCTCCTGGGAAACCGCGGAGTGGCCGCTGGGGAGGAGGTAGGCGGCGAGGAGGGGGATGGCACCGGAGTCGGCGAGGGGGGAACGGATCTCGGGGTCGTGCTTTGTGAGGAGGCGGATCTCAGCGATGGCCTCGGCGGCGGAGTCGGCGTCCGCCGCTGAATTCAGCCGCTGCACCAGCGATTTGGCCGTGCGGAGCTTGACCTCCATCGCTCGCCTTGGAAACGAAGTATACGGACAAAGGACGAGAGCCGAGCTTATCAAACCAAGGGAGGGACACCGGATCGGATGTGGGAGACCACACAGCGTAAAATGTTATTGGAAGACGAGGAGCTGACACGTTCGATGATCGGAAGTGGGGCCCGCGGTGCGTGGTGTTCCATCTAGATTCCCGGAAGAAAATACAGCTAGGAAGAGACCAGTTGAACATGATTGCGATAGGTGCGGCACGTGACACTGGACCCATTTAATTTCAGTGGACGATTTTACCACTATATGCTTACGAAACTTACTTGACcagaaaattaaattatatataattatatttcaatttattaTATTTGCTACAGCCTATGTTCTTGtataaaatgaaaaataaatattataacacGCAACATACTCTTATCATCACTGTT encodes the following:
- the LOC105057596 gene encoding U-box domain-containing protein 16, whose protein sequence is MEVKLRTAKSLVQRLNSAADADSAAEAIAEIRLLTKHDPEIRSPLADSGAIPLLAAYLLPSGHSAVSQENAAAALLNISISSREALMSTPGLLDALAAALQLPSSASGATQHAAATLYSLLSVDAYRPIIGSKRPLVSSLIALLRSPKPPTRSIKDALKALFGIALYPLNRPAMVDLGAVPALFSLVVKDGRTGVVEDTTAVIAQVAGCYESVDAFRKVAGVRVLVDLVDVGTGASVRARENAASALLNLVMSGGEKAAADVREIETAEAAIRELAGDGESARAKSKAESLLTVLESGRRGHLHRFPEFEWLELLLYPGR